The segment TCACGCACCACCACCACAGGGACCAACGCCACCCTTTCTTATATTGACCACCACCTCGACGGCTCGACCCTGCCCTGCCCTGCCCACCACCACGTCTGTGTTGAAACACACTAATTTTGCAAGAATTATTTGTGCGTACAGAATATGCTTCCCACTCACGCCAAAAAAGCACGCACCTAATCCTCTTTTTATCCCCTCATTCTAACGTTTCAGGATATCTTCCTTTCCAATTGGACAAACGGACTGGAGCTTGCAATTTCCATGATTGCCCACAACTAACAAATCTTAGTTAGAGCCACTGGCCGTCCGTTTGTCctaaacaacaaaattaagcGGATTCTTTGGGCAACTAAGTGCGCGCGCGTGTATAtattaccaaaaaaagaaaaccttcaAGCGAATGGAGAATTCATTGTGTATTTGGATATACACTATTGTTCaccataataatttaattatcattttattcttttaaaaaaatcaataatcttAGTGGTGGGGTAGAATGTTTTTTTCCCAAGTGTCCATCAGTCATCACGATCAAgaatatttcagtttttttatcttttaattatacaatGTAATAacctaaaaagcaaaaaaatttaagagattaAGAGCAATTcgtcttcctctttttttcccccCCTTACATTTTAAAACTACAGTATAAAGACCATGGCCAACCTATGACACGGGTTGTGGCACCCAAAGCTTAAAACGTTTTTTGCAATGCACGTTTTCCTTCCTAGGTGAAGTTTGAGCACAtttatattagattattttcgtttttttacttttgctaTATATAATGACTCTGAGTTTGATGAAAATATTCGTCAAAGAAGCAAAACAGGGAGTCAGCTAGCAGAACAATTGTTGATTTTGTGCATGCCTTGTGTATGTTTCACAGGCAATGGCAGGCAGCAAGAGCATCTGGCTCAAACATATATGTATTTGGTGGACTTGAGAATGATACAATCTTATCATCGTCCCATGTTCTTAACACTGGAAAGAGGTCTCTGTTATGGCGAGCGACCATGCGCTCGTCATTCTCACTCAATGGTGGCATCATATGAGTCTAAATTATTCGAATTATTACAATGGCGAGAGCTCTTGGAGATTTATACAGTCTTGATGTCCAAACCTGCATGTGGAAGTTCAAAAGGACACAAATGCTAGATTCTCCCAAACTCCCAAAAATCATATACCTTCCAATTGCCAGCCCCGATACTAAATTTATGATTACACCCCTTATAAAGATTATATATTacctttaaaggtaaaaaaaaaattattattaaacttgtatAAGAGAGCTATTTCATCTTTtcacaaatgaattttttttttttaataatagcgGAACAtgtcttttaattaatataaatattatttaaaaaaattattggtgaTACTCGTGCTCTTTGAAAGATACATATGGTGTCATTCTACCTCTAAACACTTCTTTTAAGACAGTGTTTGAAGTAttttgctatcttttttttttttttttttcctatctctttttttcatgtcaaaatataaaggtgttatttaatttatttttatttttttaatttaattcttatttttttattgttaattgtttaatttttttttattaatttttttctttattttcaccCATCATTatttggtttcatttaattttcatattaaatttggtcatcattcttttaattgttgtttattttttaattcttttcctagttgattttcttttttaattttatctttcaacatttgatttcaaattatttttatatcaaattcaatcctcattctttttatttattttcttttggatcttttttaattgtatttttttttcaatttcatctcttaaaattttgaaattttacttCCTTAATTTTTAGAGTTTATCTTTCATGGGGTAAGTCTCGGGCTAATGATTATGGATACGAGTTTTAAAGATAAACATGAGTTGACTTTGgtcttttttaaattcttttttaaaattatttttttctcaatttcattctttaaaattttaatttgttgagaattgatcttttttttttttcaatcttatttcTATGCAGTTATCTCAATCATACGTTCATGATCACATGATTAACAAGTTAACCTAAATTGACTGATCAGatctttttttgttgctttttattaaaaaaaaattcaatttgatctttcaacattatgttatttgataattgattttcaTAGTTCATATAGTTTGTTTTCGCCGAGGTTACCTCAATATCACAATTAAATCACAAATTTGACATGCTAATCCAAGTAAGCTCAAATCAGGTTTTTTTCTACCTTTTTacacaatcaattttttttagtttatttattatcgatgcatttttttatcatattatttgaattaatcaAACTTATAAATACAATCAaatcaatgatttaaatttttagaaatactTGTGTCAGCTTAGcaaatttttttacattgaaaaaaatttaagtcaGGACTCAGGACCATATAGATATATCAACTCAACCCATACAGAGAAGAAACTTACAAGTTCTAGCCCACGAAATCAATTTTTCCAACAAAGTTATCGAGATCAACAAGGTAAACTTAcaattattcatttctttttggaaCCTCGTGATTTTTACAGTCCCCACGAACAAAAGCAGAAAAACATATACAACCATGAATGacaggaaaaacaaaatccagGAACCTGTTCCAGTTTACATGTAAGCAAAACCAGAGTTGCAAATTACAACATCATGGAAAAGACAAATCCCAAAATACCCCCACGAAGTGTCTAGGCCCTGACAAACTAAATCTCATCTAACTCTATTTTCTCAACGGCTTATAGAACTGGCCAGCCAAGTGGTGTGTGTATGCATGTGCAGATAAAAAGCATCCATCTCTTCCCCAAACACAATCCAGCCAGTGGGCAAGCCAAACCGATAAATATATTGTGCTCAGAATTTAGGGTTTGCCAGCACATGCCATGATTTTACTACTGATACAAATGGGATGCCATCCCCCCCCAGATTATTGATTCTATCAGAGACCACCTATGCGCATATGTACAAAAAATTGGACTTCAAGAACCTACCGTCACTTCTTTCCATGGTAGAACTATTATGCACCTTATATCCAAGTGTTGAATGCAGCTCATAATCTGTTCAAAGATCCTTACGTTTCCTATGCTCTATTGACCATTACTTCAACCGTTCCAAAAGCTTCTTAACAGGTAGCAGCTGATAATGAATCTTCAGAGTCAATCTTCACCTGGACACAATATAAATGATTGAAAACCAATGCAGTTCACACGAAACAGCGGTTACAAAATCTTATCCTAGACAGTAAGGAGTTTCTGCTAAATTTGGTTCTCTTTCTTTAGTTGGTTGATGATCAAAAGATTCACAAGTTTCTTTTTTACGAGGCAGTGCTCTGATATATACCTGCACTTCTCAATCCGTATAAGGTTTTATTTTCCATCTTTGTTCCTTGTTTGGGTGCAGCCATTTCACACCTTTCTGCTACCTTGACTTTCTACTAATAAGTAAATCATTTatttaagagaaagaaagaaatattgatTACCTGCTTGAGGTGGTTCTGCAAAGCTCCACGCAATATGGAAACCATGCTTTATTGATCAACCTTGTGACCCAAATTAATCAATTCCTCAAGCTGGCACCATAGGCGCTCTACCGTTGCGTATGAAAACCATGCTGCAAATGGCTTTTTCTAAGTCGGATGGTCTCTGCACAATGCTGATAAAATTAGCATCTCAAGTGAACAGCCAGCCAGCAGATATAATTGGTAGACAGTTTTAACAACGACCATGGTGCCCAGtctagaaagagaagaaaaaaatggtgatgCCTTCAAACATCTTGCGGAAGTTGTATCATCCAACTCCCTCCCATGCAGACAATTTGAGGTCATGCCCACCATTAAGGCAGGTCACAGATAGGACCATgagaaacaaaaacatcaatgGTGTTACCGGGTCAATTATAAATGATAATGGTCTACCATTGCCTTCAGAAATGTTGATGTATCCTGGCATATCCGACATGGATTAAATACAGGAAcagggggtgggggggggggggggggggggggctctCTTACTAGCCACACCTTATAGTTTCCAATTTTTCCTATGAGCGCCTGCAGAGTAAGGTTTGGGACATTTTAATAACAGTTACAGTTCCTAATATTAAGGCTGTGCACTGACTGGTTCGAACTggaaaaccaaactgaacctcCATGATTCGGCTTGCTGTTTGGTTCAATAATTCGATTTTCATTTTGGTACAGTTTGAAAAccacaaaaaaggaaaagggaaattctttcttttcacttccatttttaattttcaaaaataataaaattttatatgaagagaaaattgaaaagcagAAACCGAACTGAGATATGGTGGTTCCCACAATTTGGTATTTCACAAAttgttgctttgttttttaaaaaacagagccgaataaaacaaaaaccaatcTGAACAAACCGTTTGCTCACCCAAAGAATCCTTAGGCTTGTGCATTCATAATGTACGCCACGAGATTCTTGCTAAACACCAAATCAGGGACCATACCCGTTCTACAACATTTACCAGTTGATCTCGAGTGCAGGGGAAATGTTATGAGATGCTGAGAATGAGATAACCTTGAACAAACAGAGAATTCAGAACTTATGtaaatgcttttgaaatggTTGCAGCTTACCACTGATGTAAATGATTCAGTATACTCGAGCAACAGatttgtaatttatttgtttcataaaaaacaCAGTGAAATCAACAATTTATGGGGAATAAAACCATCCTTTTGTTGttcatgcttttaaaaaaatattagtgatgTCATATGTgcaacaatatttaaatttaaaatctagacTATTTGTGACAtttaaactgaattttttttaaaaaaaattaaagtataagACTTTTgcgttaaataattaaaatattttaactttggAAATGGAcgtaaaattgatttttttttcttatatattttagttttttgtttgtttttagtgATGTACATCTTtgatatgtttattttattctccTACGGAGTGATAGATCAGAGCACAATCTGTTAAGAATATCGATGTGGCCAAGTAAACGCTCAAATGGCATTCGGCATCAATGCAGGGCATCgcgtaaaagtttttttaaatctatttttatacagtttttttcttgtttccatAGATATTTATATGAAAGATCACAGTTTAAATCCTCTCTCATGACCTGGGACTGAGACTTATGAATTGTTTATTTgacgaaaaataattttttaattttttatgtgtttgtttgtcattaaaaaaatttattaataaaaaatactttttagttaaagaaaaatttgacttggttttcagaaaaatatttttcttttattttgggtgaaaaacactttccagaagttgtgaaaaatttaaaaatatcatattattttctgattataacaaatttggtcctcaaacttttgattgctatatattttattttgaagcttttttttttcaatttcactccttagaatttgattgttatattaactttgatccttatttttatgattattattttcttttctcttattattttttaaattaaatttttttatctgttagatttgatatccattattttgattgttatttattttatttgagataatttatgaaattataattataattattattttaatttcatcttcttttaatttttttttatctgttagatttgatatccattattttaattgttatttattttatttgagataatttatgaaactagattttttttttcaatttcattctcatccaactttttaatttattataagatttattcctcattattttaataaacttgaaaaaaaatattaataagttattttccagttcattttctatgatataaccaaacactgaagaatgttttccaacttattttttttaacactatcaaacatcggaaaataattcactttttagGAATCCACtttacaaaagaaaactactttccaacaaacaaattAGGCCTAAAACAAACCTCTTCAATCACTTTTTTTAGGTGTATTGCAGTTTTAAATTTCAGCTTTAGTatctttatgttaaattttatataagaaatatcAATTgacaagttatttatttttcattagctTATAAAGTATTGAATTGAAAATCCCAAACTTGTTTCGTCAACATAAGTTGTATCAATATAATTCTTGAATAAATCTATGTTTTCAATAACAGtaaacttgtaataaaaaaaaactaatatcatctaaatcaataacttttttttggttgagcatatttcatgttttctttgcACTCAACCTCTACCTTGTCCATGAAGAAATCATCGATGACATCATTGCTTCAATTACTGTCATTGATTATGTCATGATTAACATCATAATCatccttaaaataaatatcatacaTGATTATCctcaaaataaacataatacaTGGTTGATTCCAAtaatcaaaaaactaaaatcatcaaaaatatcaattttaataacaTATTCATCTCAATTAAAAGGTTACCTCATGTGCTCACACCCTTGAAACGAATTCTTAAAGTTGGCTATAAATTTGTGATTACTTTCATCATGATCCTTCAAGTTGCTTATCTTTACCAATTGACGAGTTAAATTTACAATCTGTCCATGCATGTCTATTTTTCAAAGTTGAATCTTCTTATCTCCCAATACACAAGCACATCACATGCTGCATTCTCTTCTAACCTTGATTGTTTCATTGCACAACAATAACCATCAAGAATCATTAAACTATATATGATACCAATTgatgtaaatagaaaaaaatatataaaaaatagtaaatataaacaacataaaattctaTCAAATAAGATCATCACACAAAACCactaatttaagattttattacgggatatatttattttcaaataaaagttaaacaaccctatttatattaataagcctaaactaaataagaaaaaataaaaattctaaactaaatagaagaaataaaattatcaagattaaatagggaaaaaaaatctataaaggagatttaaaaaaaaaacctaaataaaaataagtaaagaaacaaataataataaaacaaatcttGAATCGTTTTTCATCAATTATATGGATCAACGGAGGAATAATAATCCTTGCATGGTCGGTAACCCCTCGTCATGGGGGAAAAAATTTAACTTCGTTATATATAGTATCACAATACAGAAAGAGTGCTTGAAAATAACGCTGGGATGCTACTGCGTCCGTACTAAAAAAGCAATACATAAAAGCAAGCGGCATAGGAGCCAGGAAACAGGGTTAACTTGCtaaatcttgttcttttatctCGTCGGGGAGCTTGCTCTTGCTCGCCATTAGTTCCCtgaaacataatatttaacaaACGAAAACGTTAGTAAATCAAATCATtctggaaaaagaagaagaagcataatACTACCGCTCATGTTTTAGAAGTGATCATATCGTGATAACAGATTCTAAAAACTAAACGGAGGAGGGTACAAAGATTTGGAGAATCACAAACCGCAAAGTTTGCGTCAGTACGGCGTCCCTGGCAGTATCGTTCTCTGATCTTGCTTTGACAATCTGAAACATAAGATCAAGCCTGACTTGATTCGCAGCGCTCTGCTTGGAGATTAGATTAGTTTCCTCCTTCAGCTTGGCAGCCTCTTTGCTTATTTCTTCAAATCTTTCCCTCACTTCCTCTTGCCCCTCTTTAATACGTTTATGCTCTCTGCTAATCTCCACCATGTCAGCTCTTATCCTTTTGATGCTCCTGGATAGTTTTTTGTCCCTTGATTTTCTTTCCTGCCGACAATAAAGTTGAGGAACATTACATATGTTAGACATGCATTGATTATAACAGTACTGAAAGCTAATTAATATAAGCCAATTACTATACAGTATCCATTTATCAAACAAGCACAGAAAACTTAGAAGTGAGGAATGCCATTGTAATTTATTCCAGACCTTTCTTTGAGTTGCTCCTGTGCCATTCCTCAGCGCAACTATCTTTGTATCCATACGTGCAGCTTTTGGCTTGTCGCGGCCGTGTAGCTTGCTTAACGACCCGATTCAGCatgtatgcatatatatatgtatCAAAAAGACGCCACATAGGTCTTTTTCGTAGAAATAGTATAATTGTAATTTCCCGAGAAACTAACGATAAACTTTCATAggtgttttaaatttgttaagaaATTGTAAGATTTAAAGAAAAGGGACCAAAGTGAGAAAAGCGGTGAAAATAGATGGCAATTTTGGAATTAGAGCAAAACATTCACTTTGATCCTTCTACTTTTCAAATGATAAACTTTCAGTCTTtctaggttttttaaaaatcaattttgatccaaaactttatttttttatttttcaattcttcgTTTGAGAAAGGGGAGAGAGAGGGTTGAAATCTGatggaaaaaagagaaaatcttAATTGACATCGCTGGAAtgaaaaaaagttgattttaatattaataggtTCCATTCAATTATAAGAGTTTCGcctaggtattttttttttcttttaattacttgaGAAGATAAATCTAAACTTAAGAAGTTGAGATATTATTTTACAAACAAACACAGATCCAACCCAAGCATGAGTTGAGCTGAGCGTGTGTGTGGGTTTAAACTTGAAATCTACTTTGCTTACAAGTTCTCccttctaaaattttataatggAGAAATAAACTTGGAAATCTCTCTATAAAGATTTAACTTATGCTCTAGATTAGGaggtaaacaaaaaataaaattagaacttTAAAagtagaggagctaaattggtACTTTTAGTTTCAAAATCAGCATAATTTGTGCAGAAAAAATCAACCataaaacactttttttaaccctttttatagataattttaggaataaaaaagggataaaattcCTCCACTATAAGCTTTGATGACACCCCACAAAATTATTTAGGTTATGAAAATATTGAATAGTTTCTTACATTCAAGGGGTGAACAAAACAATGGGctgagttggaaaaaaaattaagttttttgaaactaattatttattcattcattatttgtttaaattatattaatattatatattaaaaaatctatattaaatattaaatttcatcaaAGTTTTAATCTTAAAATGAATAGACTTCACTTTTAAGTTGATGTGTAGGGAAGTTTAGACATGAAGGGAATAAAGACGtgttggaaagaaaaaaaaagtgaagagaAACTTATGTCGGATGGCTGGAAGTTCAAATCAGATCAAGAAAGAAACTCTGAAAATAATACGTAGCAGTTGATAAAGTGATAGCCGACGAGgagagggaagaaaagaaatagagagAGTTATATCGGCCGGCTGTcgttttatatatgtttttcctccttttttggTAATGTACTTTAAATTTATGTTAAAGACAAtgctttagtttttaaaatacaaagacAATTTTGGTATTCAATGTATTAAAAGCAGAGAAGGTtgagacaatatatatatatatatatatatatatatatatatatatatatatataaacgtaGATGTCCGAGTTAGCTTGCGTGCACCTAAattaatcccacgggccctgaaattaacgatcatgtaagcatCTTCAGTGACCATGAGGTTTGTGAGACTTAAACTAGTGATTTTTAGGAAGCAAACCTAGAGGTTGATCAGTTAAGCTACACCTCTCAGGGTTCAATAGACACATAAATTAGTTTCTTGGGTGATGCTATATTATgactcatattattttttttaataaaaaaatatttagaccatgaaatattatttagtattgttattaaacttaatctAACAGGTTAACCTTGAATCTCTCAATCAAAATTTTTGTCTAAACCAGATTTAggattaaaacatattaaagtTGTCTTGACGTGACCTTGTTATTTAAACCCGATTAAATATATggtttagattaaaataaagaaaaaaatatttaatagttaataagtaatagaaactaaataattataaataaaacaatacttaaataatataataataatttttattgaattttccaATATAAACTAACtcaattcaatcaaatatagaatacaaatgttttttatgtagtaaaaaagaaaattaaaaatgagaaatgaggAAAACCACAACATATTGGAACCTCAAAGCTACCAAGATTAGCAATCTATTgagtattatatataaaatcttatttcCATATTTCTACGAGATAAAAATGCACTTCTGTATTTGAAATTGGTTAAAGTAATCTATCATAATTAGCAGTttagtcttatttatttttaacattataatatttttatttgtttttaatctaaACCATAACCAACGgggtaaatttttatttagccATGGTTTAAATTtcccacttttatttttaaatttaacatgacactatttatgcattttaatagaaagtaaaaaaaaaattttttatcatattattttgagaggagtttattaaatgaaattttaaaagtttaaaaataaaaaaaaattattcaaatctCTAACAGTGACGCACACAAGTGTTTTGTGCCTGTTTGTTTTGACATCatgttttcaattgttttttaattaattttgtatttgtcttgaaaaaatatcaaatttatatttttttaatattttttaataattttaaaataataatataaaaaatattttaacacattataaaataaaaaatactttttaaaacgtaaaactAAACAATACCATTACGTGGAGATactgatttaataaaaaaaatagaaagaaagccGTTGAGCTACCTGTAAACTTCCGGaggcaaattaaaatttaaattgacccAATCTATTATGGTCTTTCCGGTGCTCTTTCTTCGTCTTcgtcttctttcttcttctttttttccctataCTTTTCCTTGTAATTCTGAATAAGACTGGATTCCCCAGCCTAGGGGTTCTTTAACGAGGCAGGAGCAGAGTCGTCGAGTTTGGGTCCTTTCTTTAAGGAATAGATTCTACCTGGTTTACTTTTGTGGTCACCAAGACAGAGAAGCGATGGTTTATTCAACTGCTAACCGGGCAGGGTTTCCGATTCTTGAAATCTGcttccttttttaattatttaaaagagtTGGTGGGCACATGCTTCGAGCATTTTCATGGAGGTGGTTGTCAGATCTGGACGCTTGCTAATCGATATCGCTCAAAGACAACACGGAAACGAAAGACGTCGTCCGACCATAGCACGAATTCGCTCGATTTGTCTTCTCCAATTAACTTGTAAAGAAGGCCACCTTGGTACTTCAATAAGACGTTGGACATCATAaaacatttctttaatttttttagagtgtATGATCCTTTTTATAAAACCCGATTAAAGATATATTAGCCTTCACTTCAAGGAAGTACGaggagtgatttttttttaaaaataaattaaagtttgtttatttttttatatatattttcagatagTTTGATggattaatgttaaaaataaataaaaatattattttaatatgtttttaaataaaaaatattttaaaaaataatattaacataatatCAAACTAGCTAATGTGTTACATGTTGATGTCCGCGGTCcatgactttttaaaaaaaataattatcaatactgtttgtttgtgtttttttcgtTTTGTTTAATGTAACtctaagaaacaaaattataatcaaaataaactgTATATACACAAAATTATACATCTTCCGACCATAGCACGTATCGCTCGATTTGTCCTCCTCCACTTGACGCGTTAAAAAAGCCGTGCCGGCCCCCCTTGGAACATCAACAAGACGTTGGACAAAGACACCCTGGTTCCgtcacttttttaatttttactatcttattttaaatcataataattaaaagtataaaaatacgtttctttaacttttttgagtgtatgatccttttttataaaaacgaATTAAAGATATACTAGCCATCTGATCTAGTTAAAACAACATGCTGAAAAGCTCCAattgtttgataatataatgCGTCATCTGTCAGCAAATCACCTGAAATTATAGAAGTGCAAGTAGAGAGGAGGGTATGAACAAATTTACAAGCAAGCCCGctacattttttaatatttaatttcaaattatttttatattaaatttaatttttatttttttattttttttaattatattttttttcaatttcatctcttagaattttaaaattttacttccttaatttttaaagtttatcttTCATGGGGTAAGTCTGGGGCTAGTGATTATGGATCCGAGTTTTAAAGATAAACATGGATTGACTTTGgtcttttttaagtttttttttaaaattttttttttttaatttcatttcaaaaatttttaatttattaagaattaatcttcattttttttcaatcttatttcTATATAGTTATCTCAATCATATGTCCATGATCACATGATTAACAAGTTAACCTGGATTGATTgatcagattttttttgttgctttttattaaaaaaatttcaatttgatctttcaacattatgttatttgataattgagtttcatagttCATATAGTTTGTTTTCGTCGAGGCTACCTCAATATCAcaattaaatcataaatttgacaTGCTAATCCAAGTAAGCTCAAATGAGGTTTTTTTCTACCTTTTTacacaatcaattttttttagtttatttattatcaatgtatttttttatcatattatttgaattaatcaaacttataaacacaatcaaatcaatgatttaaatttttagaaatgcTTGTGTCACCTTAGCAAATTTTTTTACAACTCAACCCATACAGAGAAGAAACTTACAAGTTCTAGCCCACGAAATCAATTTTTCCAACAAAGTTATCGAGATCAACAAGGTAAACTTAcaattattcatttctttttggaaCCTCATGATTTTTACAGTCCCCACGAACAAAAGCAGAAAAACATATACAACCATGAATGacaggaaaaacaaaatccagGAACCTGTTCCAGTTTACATGTAAGCAAAACCAGAGTTGCAAATTACAACATCATGGAAAAGACAAATCCCAAAATACCCCCACGAAGTGTCTAGGCCCTGACAAACTAAATCTCATCTAACTCTATTTTCTCAACGGCTTATAGAACTGGCCAGCCAAGTGGTGTGTGTATGCATGTGCAGATAAAAAGCATCCATCTCTTCCCCAAACACAATCCAGCCAGTGGGCAAGCCAAACCGATAAATATATTGTGCTCAGAATTTAGGGTTTGCCAGCACATGCCATGATTTTACTACTGATACAAATGGGATGCCATCCCCCCCCAGATTATTGATTCTATCAGAGACCACCTATGCGCATATGTACAAAAAATTGGACTTCCAGAACCTACCGTCACTTCTTTCCATG is part of the Populus nigra chromosome 8, ddPopNigr1.1, whole genome shotgun sequence genome and harbors:
- the LOC133700584 gene encoding uncharacterized protein LOC133700584, yielding MDTKIVALRNGTGATQRKERKSRDKKLSRSIKRIRADMVEISREHKRIKEGQEEVRERFEEISKEAAKLKEETNLISKQSAANQVRLDLMFQIVKARSENDTARDAVLTQTLRELMASKSKLPDEIKEQDLAS